A stretch of the Orcinus orca chromosome 1, mOrcOrc1.1, whole genome shotgun sequence genome encodes the following:
- the THRAP3 gene encoding thyroid hormone receptor-associated protein 3 codes for MSKTNKSKSGSRSSRSRSASRSRSRSFSKSRSRSRSVSRSRKRRLSSRSRSRSYSPAHNRERNHPRVYQNRDFRGHNRGYRRPYYFRGRNRGFYPWGQYNRGGYGNYRSNWQNYRQAYSPRRGRSRSRSPKRRSPSPRSRSHSRNSDKSSSDRSRRSSSSRSSSNHSRVESSKRKSAKEKKSSSKDSRPSQAAGDNQGDEAKEQPFSGGTSQDTKASESSKPWPDATTYSAGSASRASAVSELSPRERSPALKSPLQSVVVRRRSPRPSPVPKPSPPLSSTSQMGSALQSGAGYQAGAHQGQFDHGSGSLSPSKKSPMGKSPPATGSTYGSSQKEEAAAPGGAAYTKRYLDEQKTENGKDKEQKQTNTDKEKMKEKGSFSDAGLGDTKMKSDPFAPKTDTEKPFRGSQSPKRYKLRDDFEKKMADFHKEEMDDQDKDKGKGRKESEFDDEPKFMSKVVAGANKNQEEEKSGKWEGLMYAPPGKEKQRKTEELEEESFSERSKKEDRGGPKRTESGHRGFVPEKNFRVTAYKAVQEKSSSPPPRKTSESREKLGAKGDFSTGKSSFSITREAQVNVRMDSFDEDLARPSGLLAQERKLCRDLVHSNKKEQEFRSIFQHIQSAQSQRSPSELFAQHIVTIVHHVKEHHFGSSGMTLHERFTKYLKRGTEQEAAKNKKSPEIHRRIDISPSTFRKHGLAHDEMKSPREPGYKAEGKYKDDPVDLRLDIERRKKHKERDLKRGKSRESVDSRDSSHSRERSAEKTEKTHKGSKKQKKHRRARDRSRSSSSSSQSSHSYKAEEYTEETEEREESTTGFDKSRLGTKDFVGPSDRGGRARGTFQFRARGRGWGRGNYSGNNSSSSNNDFQKRNREEEWDPEYTPKSKKYYLHDDREGEGSEKWVSRGRGRGAFPRGRGRFMFRKSSTSPKWAHDKFSGEEGEIEDDESGTENREEKDNLQPTAE; via the exons TTCTAGGTCTCGTTCCAGATCATATTCTCCAGCTCATAACAGAGAGAGAAATCACCCAAGAGTATATCAGAATCGGGATTTCCGAGGTCACAACAGAGGCTATAGAAGGCCCTATTATTTCCGTGGGCGCAACAGAGGCTTTTATCCATGGGGCCAGTATAACCGAGGAGGCTATGGAAACTACCGCTCAAATTGGCAGAATTACCGGCAGGCATACAGTCCTCGTCGGGGCCGTTCCCGATCCCGGTCCCCAAAGAGAAGGTCCCCTTCACCAAGGTCCAGGAGCCATTCTAGAAACTCCGATAAGTCTTCCTCTGACAGGTCAAGGCGTTCCTCATCCTCTCGTTCTTCCTCCAACCACAGCCGAGTTGAATCTTCTAAGCGCAAGTCTGCAAAGGAGAAAAAGTCTTCTTCCAAGGATAGCCGGCCGTCTCAGGCTGCCGGGGATAACCAGGGAGATGAGGCCAAGGAGCAGCCGTTCTCTGGAGGCACCTCTCAAGACACAAAAGCGTCTGAGAGCTCAAAGCCATGGCCAGATGCCACCACATACAGTGCTGGTTCTGCATCACGGGCCTCAGCCGTGTCTGAGCTGAGTCCTCGGGAGCGAAGCCCGGCTCTCAAAAGCCCCCTCCAGTCTGTGGTGGTGAGGAGGCGGTCACCTCGTCCTAGCCCTGTGCCCAAACCTAGCCCTCCGCTTTCCAGCACATCCCAGATGGGCTCAGCTCTGCAGAGTGGTGCTGGGTACCAGGCTGGGGCACACCAAGGTCAGTTTGACCATGGCTCGGGGTCCTTGAGTCCATCCAAAAAGAGCCCCATGGGTAAGAGTCCACCAGCCACTGGCTCCACATATGGCTCATCTCAGAAAGAGGAGGCTGCTGCTCCAGGCGGAGCAGCCTATACAAAGAG GTATCTAGATGAGCAGAAGACAGAGAATGGAAAGGATAaggaacagaaacaaacaaatactgataaagagaaaatgaaagagaaagggagcTTCTCTGATGCGGGCTTGGGTGATACAAAAATGAAATCTGATCCATTTGCTCCCAAAACTGATACTGAGAAGCCTTTCCGGGGTAGCCAGTCTCCTAAAAGGTATAAGCTCCGAGATGACTTTGAGAAGAAGATGGCTGACTTCCACAAGGAGGAGATGGATGATCAAGATAAAGACAAgggtaaaggaaggaaggaatctgAGTTTGATGATGAACCCAAATTCATGTCGAAAGTTGTAGCAGGTGCAAACAAAAACCAGGAGGAGGAAAAGTCAGGCAAATGGGAGGGCCTGATGTACGCACCGCCAGggaaggaaaagcaaagaaaaacggAGGAGTTGGAGGAAGAGTCTTTCTCAGAGAGATCCAAAAAGGAGGATCGGGGAGGACCCAAGAGAACCGAAAGTGGGCACAGGGGATTTGTGCCTGAAAAAAATTTCCGAGTGACTGCTTACAAAGCAGTCCAGGAGAAAAGCTCATCACCTCCCCCGAGAAAGACCTCTGAGAGCCGAGAGAAGCTAGGAGCCAAAGGAGACTTTTCCACGGGGAAGTCTTCCTTTTCCATTACTCGAGAGGCCCAGGTCAATGTCCGGATGGACTCTTTTGATGAGGACCTTGCCAG aCCCAGTGGCTTATTGGCTCAGGAACGAAAGCTTTGTCGGGATCTAGTTcatagcaacaaaaaggaacaggAATTTCGATCCATTTTCCAGCACATACAGTCAGCTCAGTCTCAGCGGAGCCCTTCAGAACTGTTTGCCCAGCATATAGTGACTATCGTTCACCATGTTAAAG AGCATCACTTCGGGTCCTCGGGAATGACATTACATGAACGCTTTACTAAATACCTAAAGAGAGGAACCGAGCAGGAGGCAgctaaaaacaagaaaagcccAGAGATTCACAG GAGGATAGACATTTCCCCCAGTACATTCAGAAAACATGGTTTGGCTCATGACGAAATGAAAAGTCCCCGGGAACCTGGCTACAAG GCTGAGGGAAAATACAAAGATGATCCTGTTGATCTCCGCCTTGATATCGAACGTCGTAAAAAACATAAAGAGAGAGATCTTAAACGAGGTAAATCAAGAGAGTCAGTGGATTCCCGAGACTCAAGCCACTCGAGGGAAAGATCagctgagaaaacagagaaaactcATAAAGGATCAAAGAAGCAGAA GAAGCACCGGAGAGCACGAGACCGGTCCAGGTCATCATCCTCTTCCTCCCAGTCATCCCACTCCTACAAAGCGGAAGAGTACACtgaagagacagaggagagagaggagagtaCCACGGGCTTTGACAAATCAAGACTGGGGACCAAAGACTTTGTGGGTCCAAGTGACAGAGGAGGCAGAGCTCGAGGGACCTTT CAATTTCGAGCCAGAGGAAGAGGCTGGGGCAGAGGCAACTACTCTggtaacaacagcagcagcagcaacaacgattttcaaaagagaaaccGTGAGGAGGAATGGGACCCCGAGTACACACCCAAAAGCAAGAAGTATTACTTG CATGATGACCGTGAAGGTGAAGGCAGTGAGAAGTGGGTgagccggggccggggccgagGAGCCTTTCCTCGGGGTCGGGGCCGGTTCATGTTCCGGAAATCCAGCACCAGCCCCAAATGGGCCCACGACAAGttcagtggggaggaaggggagatcGAAGACGACGAGAGTGGGACAGAGAACCGAGAAGAGAAGGACAATTTACAGCCTACAGCTGAGTAG